A window of Streptomyces sp. SAI-127 contains these coding sequences:
- a CDS encoding glycoside hydrolase family 32 protein: MSNDPYVPRFRVRPPVGWINDPNGPFRWRDRYHLFYQHNPDAPVHANVHWGHASSTDLAHWEHHPIALTPTTGGPDEAGCWSGCVVDDAGTPTAVYTGVDRAHAGLGTICLARAADPDDERLTEWKPLPTPVVAGPPPGLDVVMFRDPFVFRLADRRWALVGAGHADGTPSVLLYDCDDLTDWRFAGVLLDGKDPVAAGAFGDKSVGWECPHLYRTAGGDHVLVVSLWDGDPCSTGYLTGRLQVDGQGALRFVPRAGGRLDQGRDFYAPAVLQEPDRVLLWGWSWEARPQEEVHRAGWAGVLTAPRVVDIHPDGSLRVSPAPELDLLRPAEPFVTAPGRVPLPHTYDLTVTACEPTTVSLLRGAAGRELTVRADPASGTVVLDRSAWPRTGREGSAPITVHVPEGPELTLRLLVDGSLLELFVVERAMVTERVYRRPGDIAELVVDGPGARVTGWAPDPRRRG; the protein is encoded by the coding sequence TTGAGCAATGACCCCTACGTGCCGCGTTTCAGGGTCCGTCCGCCCGTCGGCTGGATCAACGACCCCAATGGGCCGTTCCGTTGGCGGGACCGCTACCACCTCTTCTACCAACACAACCCCGACGCACCGGTGCACGCGAACGTCCACTGGGGTCATGCCTCCAGCACCGACCTCGCGCACTGGGAGCACCACCCGATCGCGCTCACCCCGACGACCGGCGGCCCCGACGAGGCCGGCTGCTGGTCGGGCTGCGTGGTCGACGACGCCGGCACACCGACCGCCGTATACACGGGAGTCGACCGTGCTCACGCCGGACTCGGCACCATCTGCCTGGCGCGGGCGGCGGACCCGGACGACGAGCGGCTGACCGAGTGGAAGCCCCTGCCGACGCCGGTGGTGGCAGGACCGCCGCCGGGACTGGACGTGGTGATGTTCCGCGACCCGTTCGTCTTCCGCCTCGCGGACAGACGCTGGGCCCTCGTCGGGGCCGGGCACGCCGACGGCACGCCGTCGGTCCTGCTCTACGACTGCGACGACCTGACCGACTGGCGGTTCGCCGGTGTGCTGCTGGATGGCAAGGACCCGGTGGCCGCAGGCGCGTTCGGCGACAAGTCGGTGGGCTGGGAGTGCCCGCACCTGTACCGGACAGCAGGCGGCGACCACGTGCTGGTGGTGTCCCTGTGGGACGGAGATCCCTGCTCCACCGGATACCTGACCGGCCGTCTGCAGGTCGATGGCCAGGGCGCGTTGAGGTTCGTGCCGCGCGCCGGTGGCCGGCTCGACCAGGGGCGGGACTTCTACGCTCCCGCCGTGCTCCAGGAGCCGGACCGCGTACTGCTGTGGGGCTGGTCGTGGGAGGCCCGCCCGCAAGAGGAGGTGCACCGGGCCGGATGGGCAGGCGTACTCACCGCGCCACGGGTCGTCGACATCCACCCCGACGGTTCACTGCGGGTGAGTCCGGCCCCGGAACTCGACCTGCTGCGCCCGGCCGAACCGTTCGTCACCGCGCCGGGCCGGGTTCCGCTTCCCCACACGTACGACCTGACGGTCACCGCATGTGAACCGACCACGGTAAGCCTGCTCCGGGGCGCGGCGGGCCGGGAGCTGACCGTCCGGGCGGACCCTGCTTCGGGGACCGTCGTCCTCGACCGCAGCGCCTGGCCCCGGACCGGCAGGGAAGGCTCCGCCCCGATCACCGTGCACGTGCCCGAGGGGCCGGAACTCACGCTCCGGCTGCTCGTCGACGGCTCGCTCCTCGAACTCTTCGTCGTGGAACGGGCCATGGTCACCGAGCGCGTCTACCGGCGCCCCGGCGACATCGCCGAGCTGGTCGTCGACGGGCCGGGTGCCCGGGTCACCGGGTGGGCGCCGGACCCACGGAGGCGCGGCTGA
- a CDS encoding carbohydrate ABC transporter permease, producing the protein MSQATPTLSRVRHSLSPWARIAALTVCALLTLGPVIWTVATSLRTPAQSFDLPPQIIPTHPTTAAYRGVFQQIDVWLLALNSTLVTALIAFGQMITAGLAGYAFARLEFRLKKPLFGLVLATMMVPLQVTIVPVFLVLKSMSLTDTLLGLIIPAFPTAFGTFLMRQYFLGMPKDLGEAAMLDGAGPWRIFRSVYAPLATPGLAIVGVLAFNYHWNEFFRPLILETSSQNYTLPLGLVSLQGNLGTGSISVVLAGVVLSMLPALAVFVVGQRPLREGITSAGVNR; encoded by the coding sequence ATGAGCCAAGCAACCCCGACCCTGAGTCGCGTACGTCACTCACTCAGCCCCTGGGCCCGGATCGCCGCACTGACCGTGTGCGCACTGCTGACGCTGGGCCCGGTCATCTGGACCGTCGCCACCTCACTGCGCACTCCGGCCCAGTCCTTCGACCTGCCCCCGCAGATCATCCCGACGCACCCGACGACCGCGGCCTACCGCGGGGTCTTCCAGCAGATCGACGTGTGGCTGCTCGCCCTGAACTCCACACTGGTGACCGCACTGATCGCCTTCGGCCAGATGATCACAGCCGGCCTGGCCGGATACGCCTTCGCGCGCCTGGAGTTCCGTCTCAAGAAGCCGCTCTTCGGCCTGGTCCTGGCGACCATGATGGTGCCGTTGCAGGTCACCATCGTGCCGGTGTTCCTGGTGCTGAAGTCGATGAGCCTCACCGACACGCTCCTCGGCCTGATCATCCCGGCCTTCCCGACGGCCTTCGGCACCTTCCTGATGCGCCAGTACTTCCTCGGTATGCCGAAGGACCTGGGCGAGGCGGCCATGCTGGACGGCGCGGGGCCCTGGCGGATCTTCCGCTCGGTGTACGCGCCTTTGGCCACTCCCGGCCTGGCGATCGTCGGCGTACTGGCCTTCAACTACCACTGGAACGAGTTCTTCCGCCCGCTGATCCTGGAGACCTCCAGCCAGAACTACACGCTTCCGCTGGGTCTGGTCTCCCTGCAGGGCAACCTCGGCACCGGGTCGATCTCGGTGGTCCTGGCCGGGGTCGTGCTCTCGATGCTCCCCGCCCTCGCCGTGTTCGTCGTCGGCCAGCGCCCTCTGCGCGAGGGCATCACCTCGGCAGGAGTCAACCGTTGA
- a CDS encoding sugar ABC transporter permease, with product MTNTQVPAVRPRPATPPAVAVRPSVRDRGTRLLAALFLAPTVVGIVVFTIVPIIGSLVLSLFHWNVIDPPRFAGGANYRTTFTDSTVLVSFRNTLLFMVLAVSLQLLIALALALALNGRMPVWLRSVFRSAFFFPLVLSAASISVVMKYLFNQDFGVVNWLIGLVGVAPVPWLTSEHAAMATVILVYVWQQFGFSFLLFVGGLNNIPKEIHEAAALDGATGLRKHLGITLPLLSPTLLVASVVGIINALQVFEQPYVLTDGGPGDATRTVVMVIYERAFEQLDFGEASAVGVLLFVLIMAVTALQFRLSRRFVHYQ from the coding sequence ATGACGAACACCCAGGTCCCGGCCGTACGTCCGCGGCCCGCCACACCACCCGCCGTCGCCGTGCGGCCGTCGGTCCGCGACCGCGGTACCCGGCTGCTGGCCGCGCTGTTCCTGGCGCCCACGGTCGTCGGCATCGTCGTCTTCACGATCGTGCCGATCATCGGGTCCCTCGTGCTGAGCCTGTTCCACTGGAACGTGATCGACCCGCCCCGTTTCGCTGGCGGCGCCAACTACCGCACGACCTTCACGGACTCGACCGTCCTGGTCTCCTTCCGCAACACGCTCCTCTTCATGGTCCTCGCGGTCTCGCTGCAACTGCTGATCGCGCTGGCGCTGGCCCTCGCGCTGAACGGGCGGATGCCGGTGTGGCTGCGGTCGGTGTTCCGTTCGGCGTTCTTCTTCCCGCTGGTGCTGTCCGCCGCTTCGATCTCGGTGGTGATGAAGTACCTGTTCAACCAGGACTTCGGGGTGGTGAACTGGCTGATCGGCCTGGTCGGCGTCGCGCCCGTGCCCTGGCTGACCTCGGAGCACGCGGCGATGGCCACGGTGATCCTGGTCTACGTCTGGCAGCAGTTCGGTTTCTCGTTCCTGCTGTTCGTCGGCGGTCTGAACAACATCCCCAAGGAGATCCACGAGGCCGCCGCTCTCGACGGCGCGACCGGCCTGCGCAAACACCTCGGCATCACGCTGCCGCTGCTGTCGCCGACGCTGCTCGTCGCGTCGGTCGTCGGCATCATCAATGCCCTGCAGGTCTTCGAACAGCCCTACGTCCTCACCGACGGCGGACCCGGCGACGCCACCCGCACCGTGGTGATGGTGATCTACGAGAGGGCCTTCGAGCAGCTCGACTTCGGCGAGGCATCCGCGGTGGGCGTGCTGCTCTTCGTGCTGATCATGGCGGTCACCGCCCTCCAGTTCCGGCTCAGCCGGCGTTTCGTCCACTACCAGTGA
- a CDS encoding extracellular solute-binding protein, whose amino-acid sequence MTDSHVPRRTLLRYGAYGAGAAALAATAASWERLTGADIPGRDDGSLVVATLGSAFDPATVEALTQGFHRLHPDIPLRVNAVQAVDWSDFFAKILTQIAAGTAPDLVYVATEGVQLFAQRLGVPLDRWVRRDAAELREYFADVHPSLVESMMYEGNLYQLPMEFNAADIYLNKQVLKRAGAGFPAADWSRDDFTALLREMKRAGDAHFTPYFWTNRLWGGVMPWLFANGTNLLKESKAPGGSWLWDTFYPAADRQGRGGGFRWTTPQATADRVEEAYDYLASLVQENLCSRPEGGNGSNLVGVFSTGRVGVTPAGGFWAGGLHLAGMRAADYDVQYFPRWRTQRHQFGAAGYALLRTSKKQEAAWEFIKYAARKDTMTRLFQSNQTTPARRSMLNAARYAASGPAHWQVFYDTLDRFPDTGPIPAPPQVAEVTDVLLKYTGTALASPRAVGPALRRMQGDLEQAMEREV is encoded by the coding sequence ATGACTGACTCGCACGTCCCCCGCCGCACGCTGCTGCGGTACGGCGCCTACGGGGCCGGAGCAGCCGCCCTGGCCGCGACCGCCGCCAGCTGGGAACGGCTCACGGGAGCCGACATCCCCGGCCGTGACGACGGCTCCCTCGTCGTCGCCACCCTCGGCTCCGCCTTCGACCCGGCCACCGTCGAGGCCCTCACCCAGGGCTTCCACCGGCTCCACCCCGACATCCCGCTGCGGGTGAACGCGGTGCAGGCCGTCGACTGGTCGGACTTCTTCGCGAAGATCCTCACCCAGATCGCCGCGGGCACCGCCCCCGACCTTGTGTACGTGGCAACCGAGGGCGTGCAGTTGTTCGCCCAACGGCTCGGCGTGCCCCTGGACCGCTGGGTGCGGCGGGACGCGGCGGAGCTGCGTGAGTACTTCGCCGACGTCCACCCCTCGCTGGTGGAGTCGATGATGTACGAGGGGAACCTCTACCAGCTGCCGATGGAGTTCAACGCCGCCGACATCTACCTCAACAAGCAGGTGCTGAAACGGGCAGGCGCGGGTTTCCCGGCGGCCGACTGGAGCCGCGACGACTTCACCGCGCTGCTGCGGGAGATGAAACGTGCCGGCGATGCGCACTTCACGCCGTACTTCTGGACCAACCGGCTGTGGGGCGGCGTGATGCCCTGGCTCTTCGCGAACGGCACGAACCTGCTGAAGGAGTCGAAGGCGCCCGGCGGCTCCTGGCTCTGGGACACCTTCTACCCGGCCGCCGACCGGCAGGGCCGCGGCGGAGGCTTCCGTTGGACGACCCCGCAGGCCACCGCCGACCGGGTCGAGGAGGCGTACGACTATCTCGCTTCCCTCGTCCAGGAGAACCTGTGCAGCCGGCCCGAGGGCGGCAACGGCAGCAATCTGGTCGGCGTGTTCTCCACCGGCCGCGTCGGCGTCACACCGGCGGGCGGCTTCTGGGCGGGCGGCCTGCACCTGGCCGGCATGCGGGCCGCCGACTACGACGTGCAGTACTTCCCGCGCTGGCGTACCCAGCGCCACCAGTTCGGCGCGGCGGGCTACGCGCTGCTGCGCACCTCGAAGAAGCAGGAAGCCGCCTGGGAGTTCATCAAGTACGCGGCGCGCAAGGACACCATGACCCGGCTGTTCCAGAGCAACCAGACCACCCCGGCCCGGCGTTCGATGCTGAACGCCGCCCGCTACGCCGCGAGCGGCCCGGCACACTGGCAGGTCTTCTACGACACCCTCGACCGGTTTCCCGACACCGGCCCGATCCCCGCGCCGCCGCAGGTCGCCGAGGTGACCGACGTCCTGCTCAAGTACACCGGCACGGCGCTGGCCTCGCCGCGTGCGGTGGGTCCCGCGCTGCGCCGGATGCAGGGCGACCTGGAGCAGGCCATGGAGCGTGAGGTATGA
- a CDS encoding GH32 C-terminal domain-containing protein: MPGTSGISRRSLFAGSAAGTAAALLPTAAATAAPQPRAGATAKNKPKSAASGASYRAAYHFTVPDQWKNDPQRPVWIDGEYHYYYLYNADYFAGDVGTAWRLATTKDLVSFADRGVAVPKDTTVNGDLWSGSAVVDTGNTAGFGAGAVVVIVTMSPGGGTDHQEQFLYYSTDGGLTFTNYGTDPVLPNPGVADFRDPKVIRDEDRGRWVMALAENDKIGFYHSDDLKSWTYVNGFVHDGIGVLECPDLFRITADDGTVKWVLGVSANGKGSGLPNTYAYWTGSFDGSAFTAEARDPQWLDHGWDWYGAVTFEKRDASGAVDTAARYAIGWVNNWDYADTTPTIDCDGFNGTDSIVREITLKKASDNTYYLASRPVAGLDSHVSRTVNLGDVTVDGTKVLDYTGISYEVTTEITWSQLTGAGLQLRRSPNGGRHIDAGIYADYAFLNRRNTVNADTSGKWQESHTPFDPTAGTVKLRILVDRTSVEMFVDDGRYVHTSQVFPYLLDTRLALFTIGGSAVFRNTVIREFSL, translated from the coding sequence ATGCCCGGAACATCGGGGATTTCCAGGAGGTCACTGTTCGCGGGATCGGCGGCGGGCACCGCCGCCGCGCTGCTGCCCACCGCAGCGGCCACGGCCGCCCCGCAGCCCAGGGCCGGGGCCACGGCCAAGAACAAGCCCAAGTCCGCGGCGAGCGGGGCGAGTTACCGCGCCGCGTACCACTTCACGGTCCCCGACCAGTGGAAGAACGACCCGCAGCGGCCCGTCTGGATCGACGGCGAGTACCACTACTACTACCTCTACAACGCCGACTACTTCGCCGGTGACGTCGGCACCGCGTGGCGCCTGGCCACCACCAAGGACCTGGTCTCGTTCGCCGACCGCGGGGTCGCCGTGCCCAAGGACACCACGGTCAACGGCGATCTCTGGTCGGGTTCGGCGGTGGTCGACACCGGCAACACGGCCGGATTCGGCGCGGGCGCGGTCGTCGTCATCGTCACCATGTCCCCCGGCGGCGGCACCGACCACCAGGAGCAGTTCCTGTACTACTCGACCGACGGCGGTCTCACCTTCACCAACTACGGGACCGACCCAGTCCTGCCCAACCCCGGCGTCGCCGACTTCCGCGACCCCAAGGTGATCCGCGACGAGGACCGGGGCCGCTGGGTGATGGCCCTCGCCGAGAACGACAAGATCGGTTTCTATCACTCCGACGACCTCAAGTCCTGGACGTACGTGAACGGTTTCGTCCACGACGGCATCGGCGTTCTGGAGTGCCCCGACCTGTTCCGCATCACCGCCGACGACGGCACCGTGAAATGGGTGCTCGGCGTGAGCGCCAACGGGAAGGGCTCGGGGCTGCCCAACACATACGCCTACTGGACGGGTTCCTTCGACGGCAGCGCCTTCACCGCTGAGGCACGTGACCCGCAGTGGCTCGACCACGGCTGGGACTGGTACGGCGCCGTCACCTTCGAGAAGCGGGACGCGAGCGGCGCGGTGGACACGGCCGCCCGGTACGCGATCGGATGGGTGAACAACTGGGACTACGCCGACACCACCCCCACCATCGACTGCGACGGCTTCAACGGCACCGACTCCATCGTCCGCGAGATCACCCTGAAGAAGGCATCCGACAACACCTACTACCTCGCCTCCCGGCCCGTCGCCGGCCTCGACTCGCATGTCTCCCGCACCGTGAACCTGGGCGACGTGACCGTGGACGGCACGAAGGTGCTCGACTACACCGGTATCTCCTACGAGGTGACGACCGAGATCACCTGGTCCCAACTCACCGGCGCCGGCCTCCAGCTGAGGCGCTCACCCAACGGCGGCCGACACATCGACGCCGGGATCTACGCAGACTACGCCTTCCTCAACCGACGCAACACGGTGAACGCCGACACGTCCGGCAAGTGGCAGGAGAGCCACACCCCGTTCGACCCGACCGCCGGCACGGTGAAGTTGCGCATCCTGGTGGACCGCACGTCGGTGGAGATGTTCGTCGACGACGGCCGCTACGTGCACACCAGCCAGGTGTTCCCGTACCTGCTGGACACCCGGCTCGCCCTGTTCACGATCGGCGGCAGCGCGGTGTTCCGCAACACGGTGATACGCGAGTTCTCGTTGTGA
- a CDS encoding putative Ig domain-containing protein codes for MRESRLSKRRRSLRRLLVVSIPALVLTVAGLVAAPTAGAQPAAAHSHTTKVTQNNRALTDPAAQTFHSTGKAGQKVPTTHLCASAEPGHASCFAQRRTDIKQRLATALAAAAPSGLSPANLHSAYNLPTTGGSGLTVAVVDAYNDPNAESDLATYRSTYGLSACTKANGCFKQVSQTGSTTSLPTNDSGWAGEEALDIDMVSAVCPNCNIILVEATSANDSDLGIAENEAVSLGAKFVSNSWGGDESSSQTSEDTSYFKHPGVAITVSSGDSAYGAEYPATSQYVTAVGGTALSTSSNSRGWTESVWKTSSTEGAGSGCSAYDPKPSWQTDTGCTKRMEADVSAVADPATGVAVYDTYGGSGWAVYGGTSASAPIVAGVYALAGTPGSSDYPAKYPYSHTSNLYDVTSGNNGSCSPSYFCTATTGYDGPTGWGTPNGTTAFASGSTSGNTVTVTNPGSQSTTTGGAVSLQISASDSAGAALTYSASGLPTGLSISSSTGKITGTVSTAGTYQVTVTASDSTGASGSTSFTWTVGSGSGTCTSTQLLGNAGFESGNTTWTASSGVITNSTSEAAHAGSYYAWLDGYGSAHTDTLSQSVTVPSGCKATFTFYLHIDTAETSTSSAYDKLTVTAGSTTLATYSNLNKASGYAQKSFDLSSYAGSTVTLKFNGAEDSSLQTSFVVDDTAVTTS; via the coding sequence ATGCGTGAGTCACGTCTGAGCAAGCGGAGACGGAGTCTGCGGAGACTCCTCGTCGTCTCCATCCCGGCCCTCGTCCTCACCGTCGCCGGACTCGTCGCGGCACCGACGGCCGGCGCCCAGCCCGCCGCAGCCCACTCGCACACCACCAAGGTCACGCAGAACAACAGGGCGCTGACCGACCCCGCGGCCCAGACCTTCCACTCCACCGGCAAGGCGGGCCAGAAGGTACCCACTACTCACCTGTGCGCCAGCGCCGAGCCGGGCCACGCGTCCTGCTTCGCCCAGCGCCGCACCGACATCAAGCAGCGCCTCGCCACAGCGCTCGCGGCCGCGGCCCCCTCCGGCCTCTCCCCGGCCAACCTGCACAGCGCCTACAACCTGCCCACCACAGGTGGCAGCGGCCTGACGGTCGCCGTGGTCGACGCCTACAACGACCCCAACGCCGAGTCGGACCTCGCCACTTACCGCTCCACCTACGGTCTGTCCGCCTGCACCAAGGCCAACGGCTGCTTCAAGCAGGTGAGCCAGACCGGTTCGACCACCTCGCTGCCGACCAACGACAGCGGCTGGGCCGGCGAAGAGGCCCTCGACATCGACATGGTCAGCGCCGTCTGCCCGAACTGCAACATCATCCTCGTCGAGGCCACCTCCGCCAACGACAGCGACCTCGGCATCGCCGAGAACGAGGCGGTCTCGCTCGGCGCCAAGTTCGTCTCCAACAGCTGGGGCGGCGACGAGTCCTCCTCCCAGACCAGCGAGGACACCTCGTACTTCAAGCACCCTGGCGTCGCGATCACCGTCTCCTCCGGTGACTCCGCCTACGGTGCCGAGTACCCGGCGACCTCCCAGTACGTGACCGCGGTCGGCGGCACCGCCCTGTCCACGTCCTCCAACTCCCGGGGCTGGACCGAGTCCGTGTGGAAGACCAGCTCCACCGAGGGCGCCGGCTCCGGCTGTTCGGCCTACGACCCCAAGCCGAGCTGGCAGACCGACACCGGGTGCACCAAGCGGATGGAAGCCGACGTCTCCGCGGTCGCCGACCCTGCGACCGGTGTGGCCGTGTACGACACCTACGGCGGCTCCGGCTGGGCGGTCTACGGCGGCACCAGCGCCTCCGCCCCGATCGTCGCCGGCGTCTACGCCCTCGCAGGCACCCCGGGCTCCAGCGACTACCCGGCGAAGTACCCGTACAGCCACACCTCCAACCTGTACGACGTGACCAGCGGCAACAACGGCTCCTGCTCCCCGTCGTACTTCTGCACCGCGACCACCGGCTACGACGGCCCGACCGGCTGGGGCACCCCCAACGGCACCACCGCCTTCGCCTCCGGCAGCACCTCCGGCAACACGGTCACCGTCACCAACCCGGGCAGCCAGTCGACGACGACCGGCGGCGCGGTCAGCCTGCAGATCAGCGCGAGCGACAGCGCGGGCGCGGCCCTCACCTACAGCGCCTCCGGGCTGCCGACCGGCCTGTCCATCAGCAGCTCGACCGGCAAGATCACGGGCACGGTGTCCACCGCGGGCACCTACCAGGTCACCGTCACCGCGAGTGACTCGACCGGCGCCTCCGGCTCGACGTCCTTCACCTGGACCGTCGGCTCCGGCAGCGGTACCTGCACCTCGACCCAACTGCTCGGAAACGCCGGGTTCGAGTCGGGCAACACCACCTGGACCGCGTCCAGCGGGGTCATCACCAACTCCACCAGCGAGGCGGCACACGCCGGTTCCTACTACGCCTGGCTGGACGGCTACGGCTCCGCGCACACCGACACGCTCTCCCAGTCGGTGACCGTGCCGAGCGGCTGCAAGGCCACCTTCACCTTCTACCTGCACATCGACACCGCGGAGACCTCGACCAGCAGCGCGTACGACAAGCTGACGGTCACCGCGGGCTCGACGACCCTGGCCACCTACTCGAACCTCAACAAGGCCTCCGGGTACGCCCAGAAGTCCTTCGACCTGTCCTCGTACGCCGGCTCCACCGTCACCCTGAAGTTCAACGGAGCGGAGGACTCCTCCCTCCAGACCAGCTTCGTCGTGGACGACACCGCCGTAACGACCAGCTGA
- a CDS encoding ATP-binding cassette domain-containing protein, with translation MIEARELTKRYGDKTVVNHLSFTVKPGEVTGFLGPNGAGKSTTMRMIIGLDFPTGGSVTVNGRPYAKQAAPLHEIGTLLEAKSVHPGRSAFNHLMALAHTHGISRRRVEEVIELAGLTSVAGKRVGAFSLGMGQRLGIAAALLGDPAIVMLDEPVNGLDPEGVLWVRNLLRRLADEGRAVMLSSHLMGETALIADHLVIIGRGRLLADTTVDDFVREAGGGGVKVVTAEAQKLRSLLAGPDVMISSSSDEELLVSGRDAREIGAIAGQHGVTLYELTPQAVSLEEAFMQLTHDAVEYHSAPADTARKAA, from the coding sequence ATGATCGAAGCACGTGAGCTGACGAAGCGTTACGGGGACAAGACGGTCGTCAACCACCTGAGCTTCACGGTCAAACCAGGCGAGGTGACCGGCTTTCTCGGCCCCAACGGCGCGGGCAAGTCCACCACTATGCGCATGATCATCGGTCTGGACTTCCCCACCGGAGGCTCGGTCACGGTCAACGGACGCCCCTACGCCAAGCAAGCCGCGCCGCTGCACGAGATCGGCACCCTGCTGGAGGCCAAGTCCGTGCATCCCGGGCGCAGCGCGTTCAACCACCTGATGGCCCTGGCCCATACGCACGGCATCTCGCGCCGCCGGGTGGAGGAGGTCATCGAACTGGCCGGACTGACCAGCGTGGCGGGCAAGCGCGTGGGCGCCTTCTCGCTCGGCATGGGACAGCGGCTCGGCATCGCGGCCGCCCTCCTCGGTGATCCGGCGATCGTCATGCTCGACGAACCGGTCAACGGCCTGGACCCCGAGGGCGTGTTGTGGGTGCGCAACCTGTTGCGCCGCCTCGCAGACGAGGGGCGGGCCGTGATGCTCTCCTCGCATCTGATGGGCGAGACAGCGCTGATCGCCGACCACCTGGTGATCATCGGACGCGGCCGGCTCCTCGCGGACACCACGGTCGACGACTTCGTCCGAGAGGCCGGGGGCGGTGGCGTGAAGGTCGTCACCGCCGAGGCCCAGAAGCTGCGCTCGCTGCTGGCCGGCCCGGATGTCATGATCAGCTCCTCCTCGGATGAGGAGCTGCTGGTATCCGGACGCGACGCCCGGGAGATCGGGGCGATCGCCGGACAGCACGGGGTGACGCTGTACGAACTCACCCCGCAGGCGGTCTCCTTGGAGGAGGCCTTCATGCAACTCACCCACGACGCCGTGGAATACCACAGCGCTCCCGCCGACACCGCCCGAAAGGCCGCCTGA
- a CDS encoding ABC transporter permease encodes MTATDLSAVSSPTRVQKVTGRRVLRSEWGKFWSLRSSWITLAVALVLLVAFGAIASATYSPDAAVNQGPPGPGSGDSDAVSLALTGVTFASLAVGVLGVLLSAGEYSTGMIRSTLAAVPRRLPVLWSKSAVIGPISLVLTTIAALAAFQLGTLGLDGEKIALSLGDDGVLRSLTGAGLYLGLVAVFGVALGVLIRSSAGAIAALVGILLILPGLASLLPDSLYDNINPYFPSNAGSAVYALHQSSDALSSGAGLAVFAGWVALALAGASYRLLRTDA; translated from the coding sequence ATGACTGCCACCGACCTTTCCGCGGTGTCCTCTCCCACGAGGGTGCAGAAAGTGACCGGCCGCCGGGTGCTGCGCTCGGAGTGGGGCAAGTTCTGGTCGCTGCGCTCCAGCTGGATCACCCTGGCCGTCGCCCTGGTCCTGCTGGTCGCCTTCGGGGCGATCGCCTCTGCCACCTACAGCCCGGACGCCGCTGTGAACCAGGGGCCTCCCGGCCCGGGCTCCGGCGACAGCGACGCGGTCAGCCTGGCGCTGACCGGCGTGACCTTCGCGTCTCTGGCCGTGGGCGTGCTCGGCGTGCTGCTGTCCGCCGGCGAGTACAGTACCGGGATGATCCGATCCACGCTCGCCGCGGTTCCGCGGCGGCTGCCGGTCCTGTGGTCGAAGAGCGCCGTGATCGGGCCCATCTCGCTGGTCCTCACCACGATCGCCGCGCTCGCCGCGTTCCAGCTGGGCACGCTCGGTCTGGACGGCGAGAAGATCGCCCTGTCCCTGGGCGACGACGGCGTCCTGCGCAGCCTGACCGGCGCCGGCCTCTACCTCGGCCTGGTGGCCGTGTTCGGCGTGGCCCTGGGCGTACTCATCCGCTCTTCCGCCGGTGCCATCGCCGCCCTGGTCGGCATCCTGCTCATCCTCCCCGGCCTGGCCTCGCTGCTGCCCGACTCGCTCTACGACAACATCAACCCCTACTTCCCCAGCAACGCGGGCTCGGCCGTCTACGCCCTGCACCAGTCCTCCGATGCCCTCTCCTCCGGGGCAGGTCTCGCGGTCTTCGCCGGCTGGGTGGCGCTCGCCCTCGCCGGGGCCTCCTACCGGCTCCTGCGCACCGACGCCTGA